AGTGAGCACCCACACACTGCGCAAATTGCTAAAGAAGGAAAATAATCATGGCAACAACATATGCAACAGGTAAAAGAAAAACTGCTATAGCAAAAGTATGGGTAAAACCAGGTAGCGGTAAAATCAGCGTTAATGGTATCGATTTAAATACTTGGCTTGGTGGACATGAAGCAATCAAACTTAAAGTAGTTCAGCCTTTACTTGTAACTAAACAAGAAACTTCAATGGATATTAAAGCAACGACTTTAGGTGGTGGTTATAGTGCTCAAGCTGAAGCTTTAAGACACGGAATTTCAAGAGCTTTAGCGGCTATGGATGCTGATTTTAGAGCTTTATTAAAACCTAAAGGACTTCTTACTAGAGATAGCAGAACTGTTGAGCGTAAAAAATACGGACGCCGCAAAGCAAGAAGAAGCCCACAATTCTCTAAACGTTAATCTTCAGCGGGGTTTTCCCGCTTTTTATATTTTATCTCTATTTACTATTTATTTTTTTTATATTTTATGATATAATTGAAATTCGCACTACTTAAGTGAATTTATCTATGAAAGGCTTTTGATGAGAAAGTTATTACTATGTTTAGGGTTGGCAAGCGTTTTATTTGGTGCAGATAACAATGTAAAATTTGAAATTACTCCTACTTTGAATTACAATTATTTTGAAGGTAATTTAGATATGGATAATCGCTATGCACCAGGGATTAGATTAGGATATCATTTTGATGATTTTTGGCTTGATCAATTAGAACTAGGTTTAGAACATTACTCGGATGTAAAATATACAAATTCTACTCTTACCACCGATATTACTAGAACTTATTTGAGTGCTATTAAAGGCATTGATTTAGGTGAGAAATTTTATTTTTATGGTTTAGCTGGTGGGGGATACGAGGATTTTTCTCATGGTGCCTTTGATAATAAAAGTGGAGGATTTGGTCATTATGGCGCAGGTTTAAAATTTCGCCTTAGTGATTCTTTAGCTTTAAGACTTGAAACAAGAGATCAAATTTCTTTCCATGATGCGGATCATAGTTGGGTTTCAACTTTGGGTGTTAGTTTTGGTTTTGGTGCTAAGCAAGAAAAAGTTGTAGTGGAGCAAACAAAAGAAGTGGTTAGCAAACCTCAAGTTGTAACTCCCGCTCCAGCTCCTGTAGTTTCACAATCAAAATGTCCTGCAGAACCAAGAGAGGGTGCTTTGTTAGATGAAAATGGTTGCGAAAAAACAATTTATTTGGAAGGGCATTTTGATTTTGATAAAGTAAATATCAATCCAGCCTTTGAAGAGAAAATCAAAGAAATTGCTAAAATTTTAGATGAAAATGTAAGATATGATACCATTTTAGAGGGTCATACTGATAATACAGGTTCAAGATCATACAATCAAAAACTTTCAGAAAGACGCGCCGAAAGTGTTGCAAAAGAGCTTGAAAAATTTGGCGTAGATAAAAGTCGTATCCAAACGGTTGGCTATGGTCAAGATAAACCTCGCTCAAGTAATGATACCAAAGAAGGTAGAGCAGATAATAGAAGAGTAGAGGCTAAATTTATTTTAAACTAATGAAAAAAACTATTTTATTTGACTTAGATGGCACCTTGATTGATTCTACTGATGCCATCTTAAATTCTTTCCAAGGAGCTTTTAAAATCCTTGGGCTAACTCCAAAAAATAACGAAGAGATTAAAAATCTTATAGGTCATCCTTTAGAGCATATGTTCAAATTCCTTTATCAAGATAAGGCGAATTTAAGTCAAGAATTTGTTCTAGCTTATCGTGAAATTTATTCACAGATTTATTTAGAACAAACCACTCTTTTACCTAAAGCAAAAGAAGCTTTAGAATTAGCTTTTGAGATCGGAGATTTGGGTATAGTTACAACTAAGGGTGGAAAATTTACTCCATTGTTGTTAGAGCATTTAGGAGTGAAAAAATTCTTTAAAACTTTAATAACACTTGAAGATGTAACAAATCCAAAACCTCATGCAGAACCCATACTTTTAGCCTTGGAAAAAATGCAAAAAACTAAAGAAAATGCCTATATGATAGGCGATACGATCTTAGATATCCAAGCAGCAAAGGCGGCAAATATTACCCCTTTGGCTTTGAGTTGTGGTTATGGAGATGAAGATGAGTTAAAACGCTATTCTAAGGTATTTTCAAGTGCTTATAAATCAGTTTTATATATAAAAAATAATTAAACTAACTTCAAGTTTTTGTTAAACGCCTTTTAAGAGAATTTATAGTAAATTGGTGGCCGAAAAATTATAAAAATTATCAATTAATAATAAAGGAAGGTTTCTATGGGTAAAATTATGAAAACTATGGATGGAAATGAGGCCGCTGCATATGCTGCATACGCCTTTACTGAAGTAGCCGGTATTTATCCTATTACACCCAGCTCTCCCATGGCCGATTACACTGATATGTGGGCAGCTGCGGGTAAAAAAAATCTTTTTGGTGTTCCAGTAAAAATCGTTGAAATGCAAAGTGAGGCAGGTGCAGCAGGTACAGTGCACGGATCACTACAAACAGGAGCTTTAACCACAACTTATACAGCTTCTCAAGGTTTATTACTAAAAATTCCAAATATGTACAAAATCGCAGGTCAACTACTTCCCTGTGTGATCCATGTAGCAGCGCGTTCTTTAGCAGCGCAAGCTTTATCTATATTTGGTGATCATCAAGATATTTATGCTGCAAGACAGATTGGTTTTGCTATGCTTTGTTCACATTCTGTACAAGAGACTATGGACTTAGCCGGAGTGGCACACTTATGTGCGATTAAAGGAAGAGTGCCGTTTTTACACTTCTTTGATGGTTTTAGAACTTCACATGAAATTCAAAAAGTTGAAGTAATGGATTATGCACATTTTGATAGATTATTAGATCGTAAAGCTTTACTTGAATTTAGAAATAGTGCTTTAAATCCTGAAAATCCTAAAACACGCGGAACGGCTCAAAATGATGATATTTATTTTCAAACAAGAGAGGTAAGCAACCGTTTTTATGATGCTTTACCAGATGTTGTAAATGAATATATGCAAGAAATTTCAAAAATCACAGGTAGAGAATATAAACCATTTACTTATTATGGCCACAAAGAGCCTGAAAGAATTGTTATAGCTATGGGTTCTGTGACTCAAACTCTTGAAGAGGTTGTTGATCATCTTAATTCTAAAGGCGAAAAAGTAGGGATTGTAAAAGTTTATTTATATCGTCCATTCAGTTTAAAATACTTCTTTGATGTTATGCCAAAATCTGTGAAAAAAATAGCTGTTTTAGATAGAACTAAAGAGCCAGGAAGTCTTGGAGAGCCTTTATATCTTGATATCAAATCAGCTTTCTATGGCAAAGAAAATGCTCCTATTATCGTAGGAGGAAGATATGGACTTTCTTCTAAGGATGTTGATCCTGCGCAAATGATAGCGGTGTTTGAAAATCTTAAGCTTGATAATCCAAAAGATGGTTTTACAGTTGGGATTATCGACGATGTTACTCACACTTCTTTGCAAACAGGTGAAAAGATTTCATTAGGGGATGAAAGTGCTATAGAATGTTTATTTTATGGACTAGGTGCAGACGGTACTGTGGGTGCTAATAAAAATTCTATTAAAATCATCGGAGATAAAACAGATTTTTATGCGCAAGCGTATTTTGCTTATGATTCTAAAAAATCAGGGGGTTATACAAGAAGCCATTTAAGATTTTCTAAAAAGCCGATCCGCTCAACCTATCTTGTTTCAACTCCACATTTCATCGCTTGTTCGGTAGCAGCTTATCTTGAAATTTATGATGTTTTAGCAGGAATTCGAAAAGGAGGGACTTTCCTTTTAAATAGTATTTGGAATGCAGAAGAAACCATAAGACAACTTCCAGATGCAGTTAAGAAGACTTTGGCTGAAAAAGAAGTGAATTTTTATATTATCAATGCTACAAAACTTGCTCGTGATATAGGACTTGGAAATCGTACAAATACTATCATGCAATCTGCCTTTTTTAAACTTGCAAAAATCATTCCTTATGAAGATGCTCAAAAATATATGAAAGAGCTAGCTTATAAGTCTTATAGCAAAAAAGGCGATGCTATTGTAGAGATGAATTACAAAGCTATTGATGTAGGAGCAGATGGACTTGTAAAAGTAGAAGTTGATCCGAGCTGGAAAAATTTAGAAATCAAAGAAAAAGAACAAACCAATGCTTACAAGGGTACCGAATTTGTTGAAAAGATCGTTAAACCTATGAATGCAGCCAAAGGGGATGAATTACCTGTATCTACTTTCTTGGGTTATGAAGATGGAAGCTTTGAGCATGGAACGACTGAATATGAAAAACGCGGCGTTGGGGTAATGGTGCCAAGATGGATAGAGGCTAATTGTATCCAATGTAATCAATGTGCTTCTGTATGTCCACATGCGGTTATTAGACCATTTTTGATCAATGATGAAGAAATGGCTAAAGCTCCAAGAGGAGTAAAAGATCACGCTTTAGAAGCTAAAGGTACTAAAGGTGAAAAATTAAGTTTCAAAATTCAGGTTTCTCCACTTGATTGTACAGGCTGTGAGCTTTGTGTGCATGAGTGTCCTACTAAAGAAAAATCTTTGGTTATGGTTCCTCTTCAAGAAGAAATGGATTTTGGTGAGCAAGAAAATGCAGATTATTTATTTAAAGAAATTACTTACAAAGATGATATCTTAAATAAAGAAAGCACTAAAGGGGCGCAGTTTGCTCAGCCTTTATTTGAATTCCATGGAGCATGTCCAGGATGTGGTGAAACTCCTTATATCACTTTAATTACAAGATTATTCGGCGAAAGAATGATTATCGCTAATGCTACGGGATGTAGTTCGATTTATGGAGGTTCGGCTCCTTCTACTCCTTATAGAAAAAGCGTGAAAAATGGACACGGTCCTGCTTGGGGAAATTCATTGTTTGAAGATAATGCTGAATTTGGCTTGGGTATGAAAATTGCAACTGAAAATACAAGATATCGTATTGAAAATATTATGAATGAAAATATGCAAAAAGTACCTAACGCTTTAGCAGCATTGTTTAAAGAATGGATTGCCAATAAAGACAAAGGCGCAGAATCAGTAGAAATCAAAGATAAGATGATACCTATTTTAGAACAAAACACTGATATTAAAGCTGTTCAGGATATTTTAAATTTAAAACATTTTCTAAGTAAAAAATCTCACTGGATTTTTGGCGGTGATGGCTGGGCTTATGATATAGGTTATGGCGGGCTTGATCATGTTTTAGCAAGCGGTGAAAATGTAAATATTTTAGTACTTGATACAGAAGTGTATTCAAATACAGGGGGTCAAAGTTCAAAATCTTCAAGAACAGGTGCAGTTGCACAATTTGCAGCAGCAGGAAAGCCTATACAGAAAAAAGATTTGGGTCAGATTGCTATGACTTATGGTTATATTTTTGTAGCGCAAGTTAATTCTACTGCAAATTATAGCCATTTAATTAAGGCTATTATGGCAGCTGAAGCTTATGATGGTCCTTCTTTGATTATATGCTATTCTCCTTGTATCGCTCATGGTATTAAGGGTGGACTTGGGTATTCAGGCGAGCAAGGCGAACTTGCTACAAAATGTGGTTATTGGCCTCTTTATACTTTTGATCCAAGATTAGAAGAGCAGGGTAAAAATCCTTTAACTATGGTAGGAAAAGAGCCTGATTGGGATCTTTATGAGAGCTTTTTAATGAATGAGGTGCGTTATAATTCTTTGAAAAAATCAAATCCAGAGCATGCAAAAGAATTATTTGAACGCAATAAAAAAGATGCACAGCGTCGCTATAGACAACTTAAAAGAATTGCTATGGCTGATTTTAGCAATGAGGTTGAGAGCTGATAAAATATTTTTTAAGTATAACATTGTGCTTTTGCACTTTGTTATCATATGAGGATTTTGAAGAATATTTCAAGATTTTAAATACAAAGCAGAGTGTAGAACTTGGAAATTTTCAAAATCCATTCTTCAATCCTACTTTTGAAAAAATCAAAGAAATAAAAATTACTGCTATTATGCTTGATAGAGCAAAGATCAATAATAAATGGTATAAAAAGGGTGATAAGATAGGGGAGGCCGTGATTACTGATATTACTACAAAAGAAATTATTTTAAGATACGATACTTTGGATTTTAAAATAGCATTTAAAAACAATGATAAGATTAATATTTATTAAATTTCTATTTTTTACAAATCTCATTTATGCCATAGAATGCCAAAAGCGCTTATTTGATATAAGCATAAATGAAGATTTGAGTATAGAAGAGAGCTTAAGGGAGCTTGCTAGTTATTGTTCTTTTAGTATGGTGGTTAAAGATACGATTGCTAAAGAAAAATTAAAAACTGTTCAAAGCAGTATCAATATCCACCAAATGAGTTTAGATGAAATTTTTAAACTTTTTATAGAAGAACAAGATTTGGCTTATAAATTTGATGGCAAGGTGTTAAAAATTTCTGCCTTGCAAACTAAAATTTTTAAAATCAACTATATCACTTCAGTAAGAGAAGGACAAAGCATAACTAAAGCTTCAGTGGATTCTAAACCAAGGCAAAGTGAGTATTATAGTGCTTTTGAAGATAATGAAGATAATATGATTAAGAGTATGGAAAAATTTGACTTTTGGCAAAATATAGAAAAAGAAATTATGATTTTACTTAGCTCTTCGCATGAAAACTACGACATAAAAGCACCCATAGTCAATCCTAATGCTGGACTTGTTATCGTTACTGGAACGCATTCTCAGCTTCAACGCGTAAAAGCTTATTTGCAAAAGCTTGAAAGCCGTCTTAAGAAACAAGTTATTATAGATGTAAGCATACTTGCTGTAAATCTTAATAAAAATCATTCTAGTGGGATCAATTGGCAAAATTTCAATATAGGACTAAATTCTCAAACAAGTGATAATACAAATTCTTTTATGCAAATACAAAATGGTCAAGGTTTTGTTAAAAATTTGGGTTTAAGAGCGAATTTGAATTTTGATTCTATTGTTAATTTTTTATCTCAAAGTGGAAAAACCAGTGTTTTGTCTAATCCTAAATTAATGGCTTTAAACAATCAACAAGCCATTATTTCCATAGGCGATACTGTGAATTATCAAGTAAAAGAAAGCTCTAAAGGCACTGAAAATGGTACAACAGTAAGTGAAAGTTATAGTAATTATTCTATTTTCATAGGAATTTTGCTTAATATTTTGCCCGAAATTTCTGATGATGGAAAAATCATGCTTAGAATCAATCCAAGTTTGAGTGATTTTAAGTATCCAGAGGACAATAAAAGACAGAAAGAACCCCGCACTATCGCACCTGATACAATTCAAAAAAAGCTTTCAAGTGTGGTACAAGTAGAAAATAATCAAACTTTAATTTTGGGCGGACTCATTTCTCATAATCGCTCACAAAACAATAATTCTGTGAATTTTTTATCTAAAATTCCTATTTTGGGTTCTTTATTTAGAAGTGAAGATGAAAATTCCAATATCACAGAAATTGTTTTTATCATCACCCCAAGCATAGTAGATAATACACATATACCTAGTCTTAGGGAGTTAGGATTTAAATACAATGAATAATATAATTGCTTTTAGACAAGAATGTTTTAATCAAATCAATGCCTTATTAAAGAACAAAGCTTTGATTTTACTTTGGGGTAAAAGCGGTAGTGGGAAAAGTGTTTTATTGCAAAGACTTGCGTTGCATTATAATGAGGATTTTACTAATCAAATTTTTACAGATGAAAAAGATTTTCATAAATTTATACAAGATAAAAAACGAAAAATTATCATACTAGATGAAGTGGGGATGTATAACCCTGATATATTAGAATTAATTCGGGTTTATAGTGATCAAATGAGTTTTATACTTAGTTCACATAAAAAAATCAATCTTTTTGAAAAGGAGTATTTTAAAAGTCGTTTTAGTGCTATGTTTTGGCTTCAAAAGCCTGATATAAATGAATTAAGCAGTTATATTAAAATGAAATTTGATCAAGAGCTTTCTCAAAAGTCTTTAAAATTTCTTATGAAAATTTATCAAGGCAATTTAAGATATTTAGACAAAATACTTCAAAGTTTTTGCGAGTTAAACGCTTATTTAAACAACAACAAAAGTCAAGATTATATTTTGAGACTAAGCGCGTTAGAGCAGGGGTTTTTAAAATGAATATAGAAGAGCGAGTGCGTGAGCTTGAGGATAAATACAAAAGATATTTATTGAAAAAATATTTCAAATTTTTATTTATCTTTGCTGCTTTGGTGGTGTGTATGGTTATAAGCTTTTTTGCGATACAAAATTTTTACAAGCAAAAGGCCTTAGCTTTGGAGGCTTTAGAATATAAAAAAACACTCAATCATCAAATCGCACAAGCACAAATTGCAAATGAAAAAAATAAAATTTTGCAAGAAAGATTATCCAAGGATGAAAACAAAGATGAGTTAAAAGAGGAGTTAAAAACTCAAATCGATATTTACTCTAAACTTTTAAATATAAGTGATTTAAAAAGAAATTTTTACCAAAATCCAAGTTATGAAAAGGCTATGAATTTAGCTGCTCGATATTATGAAAATAAAGATTATGAAAAGTCTATTTTTTGGTCTTTAAAGGCTAATGATATCGATAGAAAAAATTCATCTTCATGGATTTTATTTTCCAAGGCCAAACAAGCTTTAGGAAAAGATGAGGAGGCTAAGCAAGCCTTGGATACTTATGTGAGTTATTATGGTTTGATTGAATTTGATAAGGAAATAGATGATTGAACGATTTTTATTTCAAGATTATATCAATGATAAAATCACCCTTGAGCAAATTTATCACGAGCATAAAATCGATAGTGAAAGTTTTTTAAAAGCTTTAGCTAGCGATGAAAATATTTCTTATTCTACTTTAGAAGAACTTGATCTTAGTTTGGGTGAAAAATTTCCATGTAGTTTTCTTTTGAAATTTAAAATTCTACCCATTTTGAGTAAGGAAAATACACTTTATATAGCAAGTTCTAAACCCTGTTCCTTAGAGCTTTTAGATGAAATTAGAATTTTTTACGAAGCTAAAGATATAGAAGTTTTGATCGCAAATGAATTTAAGATTATGAAATTTTTATATAAACTTCAAGTTAAGGAAAAGCTTCAAAATTTAAGTGCCAATCTTAGGTTAGAATGGAAAGAAAATAAATACCAAAATGAGCAAAGTTATATCAGTCAAATTTTTGATTTTATACTGGATGAAATTCTTGAATTTAATCCCAGTGATATACACATAGAAGCAAGAGAAAATGATGCTTTGATAAGATTTAGAGTGGATGGAATTTTACGCGAATTTGCTTGTCTTGAAAAAGATATTTATGAGGCTTTGGTTTTTCATATTAAATTTTTATCACAGCTTAATGTTGCAGAATCAAGAAAGGCACAAGATGGAAATTTTGAGCTTAAAATCAAAGAAAATAGATATGATTTTAGGATTTCATCTTTGCCTTTGCAAAATGGCGAAAGCATTGTGATAAGAATTTTAAAACACAATGAAGAAATTTTGGATTTAGAAAATTTAAATTTGGGTGAAAAAAATCTTGCAATTCTAAAAAAAGCCCTATACAACCCTTATGGAATGATTTTACTAACAGGTCCTACAGGAAGTGGAAAAAGTACAAGTTTGTATGCTTGTTTAAATGAGCTAAAAAGTATAGAAAAGAAAATAATTTCTGTGGAAGATCCCATAGAATATAAAATGCCTCTAGTTCAGCAAATTTTGCTAAATCCAAAAGCAGGGCTTGAATTTAATAATGCCCTAAGAGCTATTTTAAGACAAGATCCTGATATTATCATGATAGGAGAAATCAGAGATGAGGAGAGTCTTGATATAGCGATTAAGGCTTCCTTAACAGGACACTTGCTTTTAAGTACCTTGCATACAAATAATGCCATCTCTACCATAGATAGACTCATTGATATGAATGCAAAGCCTTATTTGATCGCTTCTGCTTTAAGAATCATTATCGCCCAGCGTTTAGTGCGCAAACTTTGTCCTAAATGCAAGCAAAAAAGCACTAAGATTTATGAAATAAAAGGTGATTTTTTTGAGGCTAAAGGTTGTGAGCATTGTCATCATAGTGGATATCAAGGTAGGGAGCTTATTAGCGAGTGTTTATATATCGATGAGGAAATAGCTCAAGTTATTAGAGAGGGTGGTTATAAAAATAAAATTTTAGAGCTTGCCAAAGCAAAGGGTTTTCAAAGTATGTTTGAGCAGGGTTTGCAAAAAGCAAAAGAGGGCATAACTAGCATAGATGAGCTTGTAAGGGTGCTTAATGAAGCTTTATGAGCTTGAAATTCTTAAAGACAAAACAAAACAGAAAAAGCATTTAAGAGCTAGAAATTTAAATGAAGCTCAAGCAAAAGCTATCGCTAAAAAATGGGAAATTTTAAATATCAAAGAGATGCAAAAAGCGGGTTTTAAGAGATTGGATAATGAGAAATTTATCCTTTTCTTTCAAGAATTATCTTTGCTTTGCGAAGTAGGAATCAGCATAAAAGATGCTTTAAATGAGCTTAATAAAATATATTCTCACAAAATGATTGCTAAGCTTTGTGATAATTTAAATTTAGGACAAAATTTAAGCCTTGCTTTTGAAAATGCAAATTTTGGGCTTACTGATGCGGAATTAGCTCTTATTAAAACTTCCCAAAACACAGGAAAATTAAGTGAAATTTTTATG
The window above is part of the Campylobacter coli genome. Proteins encoded here:
- the rpsI gene encoding 30S ribosomal protein S9; translation: MATTYATGKRKTAIAKVWVKPGSGKISVNGIDLNTWLGGHEAIKLKVVQPLLVTKQETSMDIKATTLGGGYSAQAEALRHGISRALAAMDADFRALLKPKGLLTRDSRTVERKKYGRRKARRSPQFSKR
- the cadF gene encoding fibronectin-binding outer membrane protein CadF, translated to MRKLLLCLGLASVLFGADNNVKFEITPTLNYNYFEGNLDMDNRYAPGIRLGYHFDDFWLDQLELGLEHYSDVKYTNSTLTTDITRTYLSAIKGIDLGEKFYFYGLAGGGYEDFSHGAFDNKSGGFGHYGAGLKFRLSDSLALRLETRDQISFHDADHSWVSTLGVSFGFGAKQEKVVVEQTKEVVSKPQVVTPAPAPVVSQSKCPAEPREGALLDENGCEKTIYLEGHFDFDKVNINPAFEEKIKEIAKILDENVRYDTILEGHTDNTGSRSYNQKLSERRAESVAKELEKFGVDKSRIQTVGYGQDKPRSSNDTKEGRADNRRVEAKFILN
- a CDS encoding HAD family hydrolase, yielding MKKTILFDLDGTLIDSTDAILNSFQGAFKILGLTPKNNEEIKNLIGHPLEHMFKFLYQDKANLSQEFVLAYREIYSQIYLEQTTLLPKAKEALELAFEIGDLGIVTTKGGKFTPLLLEHLGVKKFFKTLITLEDVTNPKPHAEPILLALEKMQKTKENAYMIGDTILDIQAAKAANITPLALSCGYGDEDELKRYSKVFSSAYKSVLYIKNN
- the nifJ gene encoding pyruvate:ferredoxin (flavodoxin) oxidoreductase — its product is MGKIMKTMDGNEAAAYAAYAFTEVAGIYPITPSSPMADYTDMWAAAGKKNLFGVPVKIVEMQSEAGAAGTVHGSLQTGALTTTYTASQGLLLKIPNMYKIAGQLLPCVIHVAARSLAAQALSIFGDHQDIYAARQIGFAMLCSHSVQETMDLAGVAHLCAIKGRVPFLHFFDGFRTSHEIQKVEVMDYAHFDRLLDRKALLEFRNSALNPENPKTRGTAQNDDIYFQTREVSNRFYDALPDVVNEYMQEISKITGREYKPFTYYGHKEPERIVIAMGSVTQTLEEVVDHLNSKGEKVGIVKVYLYRPFSLKYFFDVMPKSVKKIAVLDRTKEPGSLGEPLYLDIKSAFYGKENAPIIVGGRYGLSSKDVDPAQMIAVFENLKLDNPKDGFTVGIIDDVTHTSLQTGEKISLGDESAIECLFYGLGADGTVGANKNSIKIIGDKTDFYAQAYFAYDSKKSGGYTRSHLRFSKKPIRSTYLVSTPHFIACSVAAYLEIYDVLAGIRKGGTFLLNSIWNAEETIRQLPDAVKKTLAEKEVNFYIINATKLARDIGLGNRTNTIMQSAFFKLAKIIPYEDAQKYMKELAYKSYSKKGDAIVEMNYKAIDVGADGLVKVEVDPSWKNLEIKEKEQTNAYKGTEFVEKIVKPMNAAKGDELPVSTFLGYEDGSFEHGTTEYEKRGVGVMVPRWIEANCIQCNQCASVCPHAVIRPFLINDEEMAKAPRGVKDHALEAKGTKGEKLSFKIQVSPLDCTGCELCVHECPTKEKSLVMVPLQEEMDFGEQENADYLFKEITYKDDILNKESTKGAQFAQPLFEFHGACPGCGETPYITLITRLFGERMIIANATGCSSIYGGSAPSTPYRKSVKNGHGPAWGNSLFEDNAEFGLGMKIATENTRYRIENIMNENMQKVPNALAALFKEWIANKDKGAESVEIKDKMIPILEQNTDIKAVQDILNLKHFLSKKSHWIFGGDGWAYDIGYGGLDHVLASGENVNILVLDTEVYSNTGGQSSKSSRTGAVAQFAAAGKPIQKKDLGQIAMTYGYIFVAQVNSTANYSHLIKAIMAAEAYDGPSLIICYSPCIAHGIKGGLGYSGEQGELATKCGYWPLYTFDPRLEEQGKNPLTMVGKEPDWDLYESFLMNEVRYNSLKKSNPEHAKELFERNKKDAQRRYRQLKRIAMADFSNEVES
- a CDS encoding transformation system protein, whose protein sequence is MCFCTLLSYEDFEEYFKILNTKQSVELGNFQNPFFNPTFEKIKEIKITAIMLDRAKINNKWYKKGDKIGEAVITDITTKEIILRYDTLDFKIAFKNNDKINIY
- the mshL gene encoding pilus (MSHA type) biogenesis protein MshL, whose translation is MIRLIFIKFLFFTNLIYAIECQKRLFDISINEDLSIEESLRELASYCSFSMVVKDTIAKEKLKTVQSSINIHQMSLDEIFKLFIEEQDLAYKFDGKVLKISALQTKIFKINYITSVREGQSITKASVDSKPRQSEYYSAFEDNEDNMIKSMEKFDFWQNIEKEIMILLSSSHENYDIKAPIVNPNAGLVIVTGTHSQLQRVKAYLQKLESRLKKQVIIDVSILAVNLNKNHSSGINWQNFNIGLNSQTSDNTNSFMQIQNGQGFVKNLGLRANLNFDSIVNFLSQSGKTSVLSNPKLMALNNQQAIISIGDTVNYQVKESSKGTENGTTVSESYSNYSIFIGILLNILPEISDDGKIMLRINPSLSDFKYPEDNKRQKEPRTIAPDTIQKKLSSVVQVENNQTLILGGLISHNRSQNNNSVNFLSKIPILGSLFRSEDENSNITEIVFIITPSIVDNTHIPSLRELGFKYNE
- a CDS encoding ATP-binding protein, which encodes MNNIIAFRQECFNQINALLKNKALILLWGKSGSGKSVLLQRLALHYNEDFTNQIFTDEKDFHKFIQDKKRKIIILDEVGMYNPDILELIRVYSDQMSFILSSHKKINLFEKEYFKSRFSAMFWLQKPDINELSSYIKMKFDQELSQKSLKFLMKIYQGNLRYLDKILQSFCELNAYLNNNKSQDYILRLSALEQGFLK
- a CDS encoding transformation system protein; the protein is MNIEERVRELEDKYKRYLLKKYFKFLFIFAALVVCMVISFFAIQNFYKQKALALEALEYKKTLNHQIAQAQIANEKNKILQERLSKDENKDELKEELKTQIDIYSKLLNISDLKRNFYQNPSYEKAMNLAARYYENKDYEKSIFWSLKANDIDRKNSSSWILFSKAKQALGKDEEAKQALDTYVSYYGLIEFDKEIDD
- a CDS encoding GspE/PulE family protein, producing the protein MIERFLFQDYINDKITLEQIYHEHKIDSESFLKALASDENISYSTLEELDLSLGEKFPCSFLLKFKILPILSKENTLYIASSKPCSLELLDEIRIFYEAKDIEVLIANEFKIMKFLYKLQVKEKLQNLSANLRLEWKENKYQNEQSYISQIFDFILDEILEFNPSDIHIEARENDALIRFRVDGILREFACLEKDIYEALVFHIKFLSQLNVAESRKAQDGNFELKIKENRYDFRISSLPLQNGESIVIRILKHNEEILDLENLNLGEKNLAILKKALYNPYGMILLTGPTGSGKSTSLYACLNELKSIEKKIISVEDPIEYKMPLVQQILLNPKAGLEFNNALRAILRQDPDIIMIGEIRDEESLDIAIKASLTGHLLLSTLHTNNAISTIDRLIDMNAKPYLIASALRIIIAQRLVRKLCPKCKQKSTKIYEIKGDFFEAKGCEHCHHSGYQGRELISECLYIDEEIAQVIREGGYKNKILELAKAKGFQSMFEQGLQKAKEGITSIDELVRVLNEAL